A region from the candidate division WOR-3 bacterium genome encodes:
- a CDS encoding helix-hairpin-helix domain-containing protein: MSSATTSFSIPTDQLDINRASRTEIMRLPIDSTIAERIWELRQNVGRLSSIYDLMQVRGMNSVLLEQLKPLIYVSLPPEEEGRLRLVHRLQRELASEEGPTSAAVEDWQDMLLTPLNINRATVDDLLVLQNVSLVDAVAVRKYLESGQTFAERRDLANRVVGLSSYGYRNIRDFVTYQDLPPFGFGGNYRVSFETDPNWELVTKPAEFSQALAVLTEDSVAFREAGFTPTELDRIRTQLETEQAYAAGLLNTSSVRNRLRVRVGDHVRAGGWLLRKLYQPGSTHGLKLFANATRIGPLKKLFIGDYRVTIAQGLLLDNNAELAVRNYNRAQGIFSDLSENQGFGFRGGAAELMLGRLGFLGFGSSSARDAILNPDGTVNYYIVTTPRYPTFKNVLGEKDVGGSVRLDLSNLLWAPTGTRLGFNALAIEYDKAMNPDPKFLDVPGDAEVLDDPNYTRLFRGSRRLFYGVDARTAFENVSLEGELALQPHIATTYLPTDSMAKAYLVKARVQYDYLYVNALYRHYDLGYDNPYNRGYCEQLRFEDTPLERSYRLIDPAYAALQNFPIPKAEQGFLLDMRYQVSRQITFTRAYVDIWRNLAWGVDNYRFQGEVEWRPVFPVRLRLKQKLQSKGLPKPALSTRSFTSETSIRTMASLTDWDFLTGEVREGRVYLTPSMEYTDQASMSGNFLAVQWDHNFSDDFNAELGIATWLTRNMSQWIFEDTGIDFLEGDGLKWYLALSDRISKNMLLYFKVRHKVTWFPHTGLGNSRGIHYPGGSETVRDFVSSDDGFAVSLQLDLFW, from the coding sequence TTGTCCTCAGCCACAACGAGTTTCTCCATACCGACCGACCAGTTGGACATCAATCGAGCATCCCGGACCGAGATAATGAGACTACCGATTGACTCGACAATTGCCGAACGCATCTGGGAGCTGCGCCAGAATGTTGGTAGGTTATCGAGCATCTATGACCTCATGCAGGTCAGGGGCATGAACTCGGTCCTCTTGGAGCAGTTGAAGCCACTGATTTATGTCTCACTGCCACCGGAAGAAGAAGGCCGTTTACGGCTTGTCCACCGGCTTCAGCGGGAACTGGCGTCAGAAGAGGGGCCAACTTCAGCCGCGGTCGAGGACTGGCAGGATATGCTTCTGACGCCGCTCAACATCAACCGTGCCACGGTGGATGACCTGCTGGTTCTGCAGAACGTTTCACTGGTAGATGCGGTCGCTGTACGAAAATATCTTGAGTCTGGCCAGACGTTTGCTGAAAGGCGGGACTTGGCAAACCGCGTCGTCGGTCTTTCGAGTTATGGGTATCGAAATATCAGGGACTTCGTTACTTACCAGGACCTTCCGCCTTTTGGTTTCGGCGGCAACTACCGGGTGAGTTTCGAAACCGACCCGAATTGGGAACTTGTTACCAAACCAGCAGAGTTTAGCCAAGCACTGGCTGTGCTGACCGAAGACTCGGTCGCATTCCGCGAGGCCGGGTTCACACCGACCGAGCTGGACCGCATCCGGACCCAGCTTGAGACCGAGCAGGCGTATGCGGCTGGGTTACTCAATACCTCAAGTGTGCGCAACCGACTTAGGGTCAGGGTCGGCGACCACGTCCGGGCCGGCGGATGGCTTCTACGCAAGCTGTATCAACCGGGCTCAACACATGGACTGAAATTATTCGCCAATGCAACCCGGATCGGTCCTTTGAAGAAGCTGTTTATCGGCGACTACCGGGTTACAATTGCTCAAGGCCTGCTTCTGGACAACAACGCGGAACTTGCAGTCCGCAACTACAACCGCGCCCAGGGTATTTTCTCCGACCTATCTGAAAACCAGGGATTCGGATTCCGGGGCGGCGCCGCGGAGCTGATGCTTGGCCGACTCGGGTTTCTCGGGTTTGGCTCGAGTTCTGCACGAGATGCGATTCTGAATCCGGACGGGACGGTAAACTACTACATCGTTACCACTCCCCGCTACCCGACGTTCAAGAACGTCCTGGGAGAAAAGGATGTGGGCGGCAGTGTGCGGCTCGACCTGTCCAACCTCCTGTGGGCCCCAACCGGCACAAGGCTCGGCTTCAATGCCCTGGCTATCGAGTACGACAAAGCCATGAACCCGGACCCGAAGTTCCTCGACGTGCCAGGCGATGCCGAAGTTCTGGATGACCCGAACTACACGCGGCTGTTCCGTGGCAGCAGGCGACTCTTCTACGGTGTCGATGCGAGGACAGCGTTCGAGAACGTGTCGCTTGAAGGCGAATTGGCGTTGCAACCTCACATTGCGACGACGTACCTGCCGACAGACAGCATGGCCAAGGCGTACCTCGTGAAGGCACGAGTGCAGTACGACTATCTGTACGTCAACGCGCTCTACCGTCACTACGACTTGGGATATGACAATCCGTACAACCGGGGCTACTGTGAACAGTTGCGGTTCGAGGATACCCCTTTGGAGAGGTCCTACAGACTCATCGACCCGGCCTACGCTGCGCTGCAGAACTTCCCGATTCCGAAAGCCGAGCAAGGGTTCCTGCTCGACATGCGCTACCAGGTGTCACGGCAGATAACATTTACTCGGGCGTATGTGGACATCTGGCGTAACCTGGCCTGGGGCGTTGACAACTATCGGTTCCAGGGCGAGGTCGAATGGCGGCCGGTTTTTCCGGTCCGGTTGCGGTTGAAGCAGAAACTCCAGAGCAAGGGTTTGCCAAAGCCGGCGCTCTCCACCCGCTCGTTCACTTCAGAGACAAGCATCCGGACCATGGCAAGCCTGACTGACTGGGACTTCTTGACCGGCGAGGTACGTGAGGGCCGAGTCTACTTGACCCCGAGCATGGAGTACACCGACCAGGCAAGCATGTCGGGCAACTTCCTTGCTGTGCAGTGGGACCACAACTTCTCTGATGACTTCAACGCTGAGCTAGGCATTGCGACCTGGCTCACCCGAAACATGTCGCAGTGGATATTTGAAGACACAGGCATTGATTTCCTCGAAGGCGACGGACTCAAGTGGTATCTTGCACTCTCAGACCGGATATCAAAGAACATGCTCTTGTACTTCAAGGTACGGCACAAGGTAACTTGGTTTCCGCACACCGGACTGGGTAACAGTCGAGGCATCCATTACCCTGGCGGTTCCGAGACGGTGCGGGATTTCGTGAGCAGTGACGACGGCTTCGCCGTCAGTCTGCAACTGGACCTCTTCTGGTAG
- a CDS encoding bifunctional UDP-sugar hydrolase/5'-nucleotidase yields the protein MHRGKLPASSSMLRSTLLALGLGLGLSLAGVQHLYIVHTNDIHGALLPGTAFWLNPDFPPPLANAPGALVLIRELREEAVRKGYGFLLLDAGDVFKGTPLGDFTRGQAVIDYFNRAGYDAISVGNHDFDLGWWTLKELVDSSRMPWVCSNLKVAGTDTPPGFLKSQLVFDRGGIRIGLFSLITKYLRGMVTDSMIGDLDVRPYEEDTRRALADLRQAGADIIIGLTHIGERHDRRLADSIYGIDVIIGGHSHSGIQPAYEAPASHTIMQQAYSRGSAVGLLDISIDTGTRKIVGYRGQLINTYGEAVPKDLAYLAHLESLNARAEKGFDGVIGRSVRELTRAGMVECPAGNLIADAMREYAHADIAVHNSAGIRTNFPEGDITYRHVYNVDAFGNTLVTGTYTGTQIKEMLEVSVNGHHAIFQVSGLRMTYTKRKPIGSRVLSVTIAGQPLRLDKTYLVATNSYLAAGSGEYGVFAAGENVEDTYLPLRDVIAAYIRMHSPVDARVEGRIVLIDK from the coding sequence GTGCACAGGGGCAAGCTTCCAGCCTCAAGCTCGATGCTTCGTAGCACACTGCTAGCGCTTGGACTTGGACTTGGACTTTCTTTGGCCGGTGTACAGCACCTCTATATCGTTCACACGAACGACATCCACGGTGCGCTTCTCCCCGGCACAGCATTTTGGCTAAACCCTGACTTTCCCCCACCTCTGGCCAATGCGCCCGGTGCGCTTGTGCTCATCCGAGAACTACGCGAGGAAGCAGTTCGGAAGGGCTATGGCTTCCTCTTACTCGATGCTGGCGACGTCTTCAAAGGTACGCCGCTAGGCGACTTCACACGGGGACAGGCAGTCATTGACTATTTCAACCGGGCCGGTTACGACGCAATCTCAGTCGGAAACCACGACTTCGACCTTGGTTGGTGGACTCTCAAGGAACTCGTTGACAGCTCAAGGATGCCCTGGGTCTGCTCAAACCTCAAGGTAGCCGGCACTGACACGCCACCGGGCTTCTTGAAATCCCAGTTGGTGTTCGATCGCGGAGGAATAAGAATCGGCCTCTTCAGCCTTATCACCAAGTACCTGCGTGGTATGGTTACGGACAGTATGATTGGCGACCTTGATGTCCGCCCGTACGAAGAGGACACTCGTCGCGCGTTGGCCGACCTGCGTCAGGCTGGAGCCGACATTATCATCGGCCTAACTCATATCGGTGAGCGACACGACCGACGGTTGGCCGATTCTATCTACGGTATCGATGTCATTATCGGTGGGCACAGCCACTCCGGCATCCAGCCTGCTTATGAAGCGCCGGCCAGTCATACGATAATGCAGCAAGCATACTCCCGTGGTTCGGCAGTCGGCTTACTGGACATTTCAATTGACACCGGGACAAGGAAAATTGTCGGATACCGTGGCCAGTTGATAAATACTTACGGCGAGGCGGTCCCCAAGGACCTCGCGTACCTTGCGCACCTGGAGTCGCTGAATGCCCGGGCCGAGAAAGGCTTTGACGGAGTCATCGGCCGGTCCGTGCGTGAACTGACCCGAGCTGGCATGGTCGAGTGTCCGGCCGGTAACCTTATCGCCGATGCGATGCGAGAATACGCACACGCTGACATAGCAGTACACAACTCGGCCGGAATCCGGACCAATTTCCCAGAGGGCGACATAACCTACCGACACGTGTACAACGTTGACGCGTTTGGCAACACACTCGTAACCGGGACCTACACTGGTACTCAGATTAAGGAGATGCTTGAGGTGTCGGTGAACGGACACCACGCAATTTTCCAGGTCTCAGGTCTCAGGATGACCTACACCAAGAGAAAGCCGATTGGTTCCCGGGTACTCTCCGTGACAATTGCCGGCCAGCCACTTAGACTGGATAAGACCTACCTTGTGGCGACCAACTCTTATTTGGCCGCTGGAAGCGGCGAATACGGCGTGTTTGCAGCAGGCGAGAACGTCGAGGATACCTACCTTCCACTGCGGGACGTAATTGCGGCCTACATCAGAATGCACTCACCGGTTGATGCCCGGGTCGAGGGCCGCATCGTTCTTATTGACAAGTAA